The Cynocephalus volans isolate mCynVol1 chromosome 2, mCynVol1.pri, whole genome shotgun sequence genome window below encodes:
- the FAXDC2 gene encoding LOW QUALITY PROTEIN: fatty acid hydroxylase domain-containing protein 2 (The sequence of the model RefSeq protein was modified relative to this genomic sequence to represent the inferred CDS: substituted 2 bases at 2 genomic stop codons): protein MKGEVRSMLHNEKSKQEGQIWGSMKRTAFILCSGLLLFVAFWNSVTWHLQRLWRASGYFWQAQWERLLSTFEGKEWILFIIGACQVPALFFWSFNGLLLVVNTTGKPNFISRYRIQVGKNEPVDPVKLRQSIRTVLFNKYVISFLMVVFLYPFLKWWRDPCRRELPTFHWFLLELAVFTXIEEVLVYYLHQLLHHPSFYKKIHKKHHERTAPIGVISIYAHPICGKXNPQTLRASNMLPVIVGPLVMGSHLSSITMWFSLVFIISTISHCGYHLPFLPSPKFHDYHHLKFNQCYRVLGVLDHLHGTDTMFKETKAYERHVFLLGFTLLSESIPDSPKKME from the exons ATGAAGGGAGAAGTTAGAAGTATGCTACACAATGAGAAGTCAAAGCAG GAGGGACAAATCTGGGGCTCCATGAAGAGGACAGCTTTCATCCTGTGCTCTGGCCTTCTCTTGTTTGTGGCCTTCTGGAACTCAGTCACATG gcATCTTCAGAGACTTTGGAGAGCTTCTGGCTACTTTTGGCAAGCCCAGTGGGAGAGGCTGCTGTCTACGTTTGAAGGGAAGGAGTGGATCCTCTTCATTATAG GTGCCTGCCAAGTACCTGCTCTGTTCTTCTGGAGCTTCAATGGGCTCCTCCTGGTGGTCAACACAACTGGAAAACCTAACTTTATCTCCCGCTaccgaattcaggttggcaagaatGAACCT GTGGATCCTGTGAAACTACGCCAATCTATCCGCACAGTTCTTTTCAACAAGTACGTGATCTCTTTCCTCATGGTGGTCTTTCTCTATCCTTTCCTCAAGTGGTGGAGAGACCCCTGTCGCCGAGAGCTACCTACCTTCCACTGGTTCCTTCTGGAGCTGGCAGTGTTCACCTAGATTGAGGAAGTCCTGGTCTACTATTTACACCA GCTCCTTCACCACCCATCATTCTACAAGAAAATCCACAAGAAACACCATGAACGGACAGCTCCCATTGGTGTAATCTCTATCTATGCCCACCCTATATGTGGTAAGTAGAATCCCCAGACATTAAGG GCCTCCAACATGCTGCCAGTGATTGTGGGTCCCTTAGTAATGGGCTCCCACTTGTCCTCCATCACCATGTGGTTTTCCTTGGTCTTCATCATTTCCACCATTTCCCACTGTGGCTATCACCTACCCTTCCTACCTTCACCTAAATTCCACGACTACCACCATCTCAA GTTCAACCAGTGCTACAGGGTGCTGGGGGTGCTGGACCACCTTCATGGGACCGACACTATGTTTAAGGAGACCAAGGCCTACGAGAGACACGTATTCCTGCTGGGCTTCACCCTGCTCTCAGAGAGCATCCCTGACTCCCCAAAGAAGATGGAGTGA